tttttccgtGAAACACATTTCCTTTCTGGCGAGATTCACATTGCTTCTCAGGAATATGAAAAATAGGCCCAACCCGTTTTTTATGGCCCAGATGTCTCATGAATTTTTTGTTGGTTCCGAATTCCAATCCATTGCCCATTTACAAAAACAAAAGGAGAAAGAGCAACTGCCAATTCTGAAGCtgggaaaccctaaaacctaaacccttttCCAGTTGCTGTTCTCTGTAGCAGTGCAGCCACAATGAGATTGGAGAAGTGTTGGTTTTGTTCCTCAACGGTATATCCTGGTCATGGAATCCAGTTCGTTCGTAATGATGCCAAGGTGCAAGTCAAAGTTTCAATTCTATGAATTTCTTATACAATCAATTCACTAGAGAAACCATAAGTTAACTCCTCGTTTTGTTGCGCAGATTTTTCGATTTTGCAGGTCTAAATGCCATAAGAACTTTAAAATGAAGAGGAACCCTCGTAAGGTCAAATGGACCAAGGCATATCGAAGAGTGCATGGAAAGGATATGACACAGGTCAATTATTActatttattatcaaattttatctttgatctatttttttatatatcttgtAATTTATTTATCGTGGTATGCTTAGGGTTTCAGAGTTATTGTGCTATTGTTTCAGGATTCAACGTTTGAATTCGAGAGGAAGCGGAACAAACCTGAGAGATATGACAGGAACCTTGCTGAGAATGTGCTTAAGGCCATTCCTAAGATTGATAAGATCAGAGTCACCAGAGAGGAGAGACACCATAAGAATAGGTCCTTGCTTGAATcttctattattatgtatatagtGTGGATTTGTGGAACCTTGGTTTCTATGGAAaatgtctttaattttttttactctagTCAATAAAGAAAAAACTGAAACAAATGAAACCGTATGGAAGAGCTTCGTAAATGTCTTTAATGTGGTTGTTTGGATGTTTTGCGGCGACTTTTGCAGGATGAAGGGAAACAAGGTGAAGGTGCAGAGGGAGGCGACGAAGGAGTTGGAGCAGGGTATCAGTTTGGTCAAAGCTCCTTTGGCCCTTCAGCAGGATCCGTCTCTCACTTTACCAAAGATCAAAGTCATGGTTTCCCAACAGCAATCACAGCAGAATCAACCTATGGAAGAGTGATTCGTTTGGCAATGCTGGCCTTATTTTGTTCCGGTTCGATATTTGCGGCTGGATTAGTGGCCTTCTGAGGTCCAAATTTATAGTGTTAGTTTACTTGAGAGATGATTCATGTCATGTTGTGAATGATATGGTTTTGAAAGAGAGTTTTGGGGTGAGCCTTTTGTAATGTAAACATTGAATGTGATACATTGTGAGAGATAGTTAACTATTATAAAGCATATCAGAATTGTGTGTCTGGTTGGGCATAGCAtattcaatccaagttaagatTTAAGAACTGTGATCATCTTATGGTTCCAAATTGCTTAGCAGGAGCAGCCCTTGCTGCTCTATGGGCAAATGAGCTCTCACTGAAGTGAGATTAAACAAAATGAAGTAACGGTTATTCCCTTCCTTTCAAATTAGAATTCATGAAGCATGTACTTCAAAATCTGATAAACCATTCCTGCAAATTCAGGTAAATTTTCTACTCCGATAAGACATAAAAGTACACTGTAAGATGTCTTTAAATTTTGAGATGTATAGGCTTCCCCCTTCTAACATATATATGAATCAAAGTGTGATGGAATTGAGTTTATGATTTATTCTTGTTATCGttagataataaatatttttcgATATTTGCTACAGGTCGAGAAGCAGTgagataataaatatatattaccaTTATGTGATGGAATTTATAGTGTACAAATTTCACAACTCAATTGAACTGATTTTCAATGGCTGAAATTACTGTCATGTGCTGACTAGAAGCAATGAGTCATTTTTTATATAGCTTATGACTTGGTGTCTAAATTTtgcctaattattttttttgtagtaaattttaaatttttaaaaattatttatttttatatcttttaaattaaatatatatttttaactctttttaatttttactaaATAAACACCACATTTTAAGCACCATAGCAtttccctttttatattttctgtttcaTCAAAAGTACTACGAGTTTTTTGTTTTTAGTCAGGAAAGTATTACGAGGTTTTTTCTTTTGGTCAGGGAAAGTATTACGAGTTTGACTATTGAGCTCGATTTTATTGGGCCAAATCTGTTGTTATGGGCCGAATAGAATGCTCTCCATGTTTCAAAACTGGGCTGGGCCCATTTTGATCGATTGTTTGTGAGGGTTTTGCAGAGGGTTTTAGGGTTTCCATTCGAGGAGAAAGCCTCGAAAAAAATGGCTTCAATGGCAGCAAGAAGATCCAGCAGCACAATCGTGCGAACCATCTGTAGAGCCACTGCGAAATCGACGGCAGGGAGGTCATCATCCTCGTCCTTCCCTTTGCGCGATTCCAATCTCGGTATTCGGCATAATAACAACCGTATCGCTCCGGCGAGGTTCTCGCTCCTCCGAAGAGAATTGAGCTCCTTGAAGCCATTGCACACAGCCATTGCTTCATCTTACCTTGTTTCCAAGCTTCCCACCGAAGCTACCACCTCCTCACAAggtatctctctccctctctcttttcaTTTTTGCTTCAAGTTTTCACTTTTGGCATTGCACATTTGCACATTCCATTTGCAATAGTCATGTTTGTGATTGACGATGCTGCCTTTGTTTTCTCATTTGATAATTCGTATTGTTGCTTCCGATAAGCTTGAATAACCTCAACAAGCATTCTATTAAACGATTTTGATGCAAAGGTTATGGTAGAGTTTTGAAAATGTAAACAATGCAATTGGCAGCTTGGATTTTGATCCAGTGGTTTTCCTTTGAGATTCACTTACCTGCGTATTATCCAGCTACATTAATTTATGAATGGACCAAAAAAGTCTGAATGACTTATCAGTAGAGAATGTAGGAAGTAATAGAGAAAAAAGAGACAAGGGAAACCCTTTTCTGTGGGAGAAGGCAACAAATTAGAGTCTCTGATTCGCCTATTTCTGTGGTGCTTTCAGCGCTGAACGTTGCCGAAACAATTTGGAGCTGAGATTCTGGCATTGGCCCTTGATTTCTGAGGTTTATGCATTCAGATGTTCCTATATTTTCAATGAACAATAAATAATTCAGTTTTGGTGGGAACTAACTTGTTGATCGGAGACCATAGCTTGAGGGCCAGGGATCATACTAGTGTGTAGGCATAAGCTTGTGTCTTGAGAAATATGGgatttgttttatttgtttttggggCATCTGACATACTTGTTTGCATTTGTTTATGACAGGGAGGTTTGCTAACTATGTCAGTCCAATCTAATAAAGGATGATGCATAAACTGATGAGGGTTCATCTTGTTGAATTCCTTGAAAGCTGGGTTACTTTTGAGGCTCTTTCATTGAGAATTTGGAAATTTCAGATTTCTTGACTATAAGTGCTGAGCAGGTTTGCTTCTTCGAGTAGTTAGTAGCCTCTGCCTGCCTCTGACATGTATGTAAATTTGTAACTTTTGATAAGTCAAATGTTGTTTTGTGTTTGTTATACTTTGTATACTGTCATTGAAATAATATCATGCGAATTATTTGAGATTAAGTTTTGATGTAAAGATTAGATCGCATATGACCAACAAACAATAACAATGGGACAAATAGAAGTGTGTTATACATGCAAAGTAAACATGAGAGGTCATTCTCACTCACACTCATCCGTGACCTGTGATCTGTGTAGATCATGTTTTGTGGGGAAATTGTTGATTAGCTTATTCATGGCTTCTTTCTGTTGTCTTGATTCTTACAATGTCTTGCTAAGTTGCCTAATGTAGCTATCCATTTCTTTATTGAACTGTCCTTTAAAGCTCTTGCTAGCATAGATTGAATCTTAAAGTCACCTTAGTTGGGATTTTGAAGGAAAAAGGCAAGGGAAGGAAACATGGATGGGAGGGCGTATAAAATTTGACACTATAAATCTTCCATTTCCCTCCCCTCTCCTCTAGAATCCGAAATCGCAAACAACCCCATCAGGGGTAAGGAATTGTGGATTTTGGAGAAGGGATGGCTTGTAGTCCAACTGTCTAAGTCACTGccggattcttttttttttttttttaagataatagaATGTATTAATATATAAATGCACGGGTAGAATAGGATAGAACATCATTTTCTTATACTTGGATGTTTTACAAGTTTAAGCAGAGCAAAAGGGAAATATAATATTAAGGTGCTTTCTATGGTGCCTAAATCTAAATTTTAGAcatagaatttaaaaataaaagagtggATCCCATCTTCTTCTATCCCTACTTTTAGGCAATTTAGACACAAAAATCATAGGCACAAAAGAACTTCCCTAATAATCCCTCTTTAACCAATTTGGGATGACAATTTTGATAGTTTTGAGTGGCTCTTTCCTAAATTGCATCCAAACACAATTCATAATTTACTTAAAATTTTGTCACTCCACTGTTTCTTGCCTATGCGAGAGGTAGAGAAAATCGAGATTTTACgtgaaataaaaaaagtaaataaaaaacataaaacgtAAAATCTTAACAAGATTTAAATCGTAAAATCGTCGGACTTAGTACAAATTTCGTAAAAtcgataaactcatttaaaatcgtaatatcggaagattttaagagttaaatcgagATTCTAGCTACTATGCATGCCACTTCCTCTTTGCCACCATTCCAAACGCTCCggtaatcattttaattttccgGTTAAATGTTTGTTTCATTTGGGCTTTGGCCAATCTGCGTTAATGTATAATCtttaatatgatatataattgttattaatttaattcattAATCAATAGTTTTTTTACAATATATAATCATTAATATTAACTTAATAATTAAATTGCAATtacttattataataattatttctcaaattttaaaatgtttataAAGTCAAtgactactcaaaaactaaaacgTAATCCAATATTGCAAATTCGCATTCCGTCCTTATCCTTACATAACTGGATAGGCTATGTGATATGTCAATAAGAATAAACATAACGAATCCACCGGATTATTGATACATCATCCGATTTGTCTAAATCACATAGAATGGATTGTTTTTGTTTGCGGACATCACATTTTATCATGATAGAAAAATTTGGGGTTGAAAGATACATTATATTGGAATAAAAAGAGTTATTTTcatgaattaattaaattagtcttatTTTCAGTTAAGAAGAAAATGGATTCACCAAACTTCCAAGAACTAACAAAATTCCATCAAGACTAGATTCATTTTTTAATTGTCTTTGAAACAAAGGCATTAATTACTCATGTGGTGCATTGCATTTTTTACTCATCTATGGAGGATTTGCTTGGAAGTCTAAATTTGCACATGGTTAAGTAGATCAGATGTCATTATACTTTTGATCACTAGTTACACTACAAAACATATTTAATGAATCCAATGGGACCTACCACTATGTTGATGATCTTCACTAGGAAGTTTTAAACTTTTAAGTAACAAAATGACGAAATATATAACAATTTTGGTCAAGCATTTAGGTCCCTTTCTTTTTGGGTTTGAACTATTTTTAGTATTGGGGTTGAATTAGCTTATTATTAAGAAATAAAGTTTCCTACCTCAACACTATTTTAAATTTTccaatttacaaaaaatttgaaattttctttCTTATCAAGAATAAGCATAAAAAATCAGAACTGCTTGAACAGTTAAACCACAATAGGTTAATTTTCGGTCTACCAATTATTCCAATAGAAAAGAAATATAATATGTTAAATAGTTAGTTGTAGGAGGACATCTTAGTAACAGTTAAAGTAGTTAAGATTGATTTTCTTATCATGATCACAAATTACAAGTAGCACAAGAATAATTTCAATTGTTCTCTTTATTGGTTTACACAGCAATGGAAGGTATTGATTTGATTTCCTTTATAGATTTTGTGTGATTTCTTGTTCCCCTATCAGAAGTCATAGTTAGTAACCAAGTCATGTTCCTACAAGCTTATATCTCAAGCTAGCCTTGTTTATTTTTGAAGGAAAACACTTTGCATTATTACCAAAAGTAGAAAAAGTTCGTTTCTTCTGTTgttaacttttatatattaattgcTTATTCCATTAAAATGGTATATAGGTAAAATGCTAATTAAACAGCCAAagtttttatcaaaaataaaataaaatgtctcTCTTAATAGTTAATACCCCGGCCAATGAGCACTTTGATATTTGCACTGAATACAATACAAAAAAGTTCACATAAATTAAATTGTCAAATCCCACGTGACAATATATAATAAATCAATACTATTGTATGTCTAAGCAAGCAACACCCAAAATTGCATCCTATATTCAGGATGAATTTTATGTAGTACACCAAACGAACAAGTTCTTGCTCCAATGATTTTTATAAGATAGCTTGCTGTACATATATTAGGACAAGCATAAATTTAAAAGCCGTTCATGAATTAAAACTATAAtagtactatttttttttttttttaatgaaacaaATTTTGGAGGATTTAATTTCTTATGTGCATAATCATATAATACTATGTGCGCAATTATGGGCACTGGCACATGAAACCCTAGTTCACATGGAAAGGGCAGTGGTTCTTTTAAGAGATCCAATAACTACCAACTTAGGTTCAACCTTCTAGAGACATATAAATTCTCCATTATTACTCCCTTCACCTCCACCCCCCACATTGCACTAGTTTTATTTAAAGCAATGTTGGAAATTGGAAACCCCATCATGTGGTTTGGAATTAATAAACATAGTTTTAGTAGGGCCACTTGACCATAGTTTAAACATTCATGTAGTGTTAATAATTACGATGAAGATAGTATTATTTGTAAGACGCTATTTTTCATTGTTCTCTTACTTCTTAATTACTATGATGCCTCAAAATTATTGTATTAATTTCAGGGTACATAAGATAATAATCAATGATTTAAGTCTTTTAATAATATAACCCTTATTCTAAGAGAGAAtgcgaccaaaaaaaaaaaaaaactcttgtcaattaataaaaattatactcCAGTCAAAAGAGGACAAATAATGGACATCCTGTCATTCGTTTTGCagcatgtatgtatgtatgtatgtattcattcactaatatatataaagagaag
This region of Arachis hypogaea cultivar Tifrunner chromosome 8, arahy.Tifrunner.gnm2.J5K5, whole genome shotgun sequence genomic DNA includes:
- the LOC112706881 gene encoding probable ribosome biogenesis protein RLP24, producing the protein MRLEKCWFCSSTVYPGHGIQFVRNDAKIFRFCRSKCHKNFKMKRNPRKVKWTKAYRRVHGKDMTQDSTFEFERKRNKPERYDRNLAENVLKAIPKIDKIRVTREERHHKNRMKGNKVKVQREATKELEQGISLVKAPLALQQDPSLTLPKIKVMVSQQQSQQNQPMEE